TGGTCACTGACCCATGCATCGCGCTTGGCACTGCTAGGTTCCCCCTTTAACACAGGATGACAAACCACCACCACAGACACAAGGAGAAGTCTGGGGGGCGAGTGAATTGTAGCCAGCGAGGGGAACTGGGGGCAGAGTTCCCAGCCTCACTTACTGAGGCGGCGGACAGGGCCTGAAGGAGtgactggggcagaggggcctacgttgggggtggagttggggcagaggCATCCCGGAGGCAGGCGGTGACCCCACCCCACCGCGCCCGCCGGCGCTGAACGCGGAGGCCGTGGCTGGCTCCGCCCGCTTCCCTGCTTTGGGGGGCGGGCTGACGCGGTCGAGGGGAGGCTGCGCCTGGGCGGGCCGCGTGTGGCGCTCTGTGGGAACATGGCGGCGGCACGCCGAGGGAAAGCGGGAGATCCTCGCGCCGGCTTCAGGCGGGACGCGGGGGAGCCGGGGCCCGCGGTGCCGCAGGGGCTGCTCAGAGCGGCCAGGAAGAACGGCCAGTTAAACCTGGCAGGCCGCGACCTGAGTGAGGGTGAGAGCGAGAGCCTGGGGCCGCTCCCCTACCCGGTGTGTGGGGCTCCCCGGCAGGtgggggggccgggccgggctcgcTCGAAGACATGAAGGAGACCGGCGTATCCCTCCCCTTTGTGCGCCGAGGCcaggccctgcccttcccctaGGGGCAGACATGCTGCCACCCCACCGCCCAGGGAAGGGGCACCTGGCTCACCGTGCTGGGTAGGTGGGTGCCCCATGGCAGGGCTGGGATCCCTGGGCGGGCTGCTCCAGAGTCCGCCACGGGACTCATGGCGAGTGCTTCACATTGGGGCCATGCAGGTAAGGCCAGGCTGTCCCCCTTGCGGGATCTGAATAACCCGGGGCACTGTTAATGCAGCGCTTTGAAGATGTGATGCTACATGTTTGTTTTATCCGCCCATGTATGGGCCGGGGCTTGTATGTTAACTAGAGCTCCCGTTATTGCTAAGGCTGGTAGATCCGAACTGGTAGGTGACTTTCGCAAAAAGTCTTCTGATAGCTAGGACCCCAACCACATAGGGCTTGGGAATGCCATTGGAAGGTAGGTCATAGGTGTGATGTGCTCTCTTTGTTTAAGGCTAACCCTGGCAATAAGCGAGCTGATAGAGCAGAATCCATCTGAAGCTTCTGGACAGGCCTGAGAGATAGCGCATTATAATACTCAACTCAACTCTGGATGTTACAAAGGCATAGGTTCAAATCCAAAAGAAAAGGATGTGGCTGTTGCAACCAAGCACAGTTTATTAAAAAAGGTCCTTTAGAGTTTAGACAAGCAGTGGCACCTGTCTGTTCAGGAGCAGCTGGGGATTCTGTAGATTCCCAGAATTGTAAATGCCTTTTTCAAGCCCTTTCAGTTATGAGGATCTGACACCTTCTTCCTCACACTCTCCATGATGCTCAGCCAATTCAGCTGGTTTAACTACAATTTATGATTACATAAGTACTTTGGTTAAGAAtgagagctgatcagaaaatagGGGGGAAATACTAGTGAAAGTAGTCAGTTTTTTGTCCATTTCATTTGAAcaaatgttccaaccagctctatgaAGAATaaagttattaaacatttttggataaCCACAGTGATGACAGTAAAAGCTTAAGGTTAAATATTGGAGATGTTTATTGTACAAATATGCCACTTTTGTTTGTGTGTAGTACCTGCGAATGTATGGCGAATAAATTTGGATGTTCCGGAGGAAGCCCATCAAAATCTGTCTTTTGGTGCTGCTGATCGCTGGTGGGAGCAAACAGATCTGACCAAACTCATCTTAGCCTCAAACAAACTGCAGTGTCTTTCTGAGGATGTCAGACTTTTGCCTGCTCTCACTGTACTGGATGTAAGTAAAGAACACCTGTTATCAGATTGTGCTTGCATTctggaagggtgggggaaggagtagatTTCCTCACAGAGGTCTCAAGTTCCCCTCTCTTGTATTAAATGCTGGATGTATTAAAGTGGTATTGGTGTGTTCCTAGGGAAATGTAGGAATTGTTATAACATATCAGATTAATGGtgcatctaatccagtatcctgtttttGACAGCGGCCAGAACCAAATTTTTCACAGGCAGGTCCTGGATActccataatggacaattattTATAACTTGCCTGTGAGGACCAAAGTCCAGCCCTCCTCCTTGATAGAGATTTGCCTAGATAGTGACTTTGAGGAGAAAAGGCACCTGGGGGATCTTCAGGACCCAAAACAGAATTTTTAGTCCCTCGTCTACACTCCTTCCCCACAAACTCTCTAGGTATTTATTTAGCCACCATCACAATTATATCCCAGTACCTCAGGTTTCTAGTATATTAGTAATCACAAGAGCACTGCAATAACACTGTAATATCTTATGTTCTGGCACCTGGAGTGCTGTAGAGGCAATGTGCTCAGATCCTGTCAGCATGAAAGCATACTCTGATGCCCTTAACAAGCTAAAACAGTGGTACTGGTTGGTTTGGGAGAGAGTTGTTTCTTCTTTCCTGGAGGGAAGGTTGCCTGGCAATGCCCTTTTCTGGATGGTAGCTGGTGAATAAGGGCATTTGGATAGGGTTCTTGGAGGATCACTGAAGGAGTGAAAAATTAAGGAATAGAACTTGGAGTcaagtatcggggggtagccatgttagtctgcatccacaaaaacaacaaggagtccggtggcaccttaaagactaacagatttatttgggctttcgtgggtaaaaaacctcacttcttcagatgcatggagtgaaagttacagttgcaggcattatataatgacacacaaagagaagggagtacctcacagtATTCACagtggcacatgaagagaagggagtacctcaccagtgttctccacttgtgaggtactcccttctcttcatgtgtcattatataatgcctacatctgtaattttcactccatgcatctgaagaagtgaggtcttttacctatgaaagcttatgcccaaataaatctattagtctttaaggtgccacaggactccttgttgttttttcagaaCTTGGAAAAACTTAGATACAGCCAGAGGTAGATACAGAAGATcagaagtttgtgtgtgtgtgtggttagggGGAATCTCAAATCAAAGAATTCAGCTGTAGCACTTTGGGATAGACTTCCCCCATCAAGCTGCTGGGAAGAAGAGAACTGGACTTTCCAGTAGAGAAATGTCTTTCATCTTGACTTCAAAGTGTCTGGTAAATTCTCCTCTGCCCCTTTCCTCCTgtctgttggggggaaaaaagcagagcTTTACTGCCTGTCTGCCAATGGGAGGGGGGGCCCTGTACCCCACTAGAAGGAGgctgtttttttttcacttttccccAACCTTTTTAGTTCATCTCTCACCTCTGCTTCTCACAGCTTTTCCTGTCAACTGAGTGAAGCTTTTATCAGACAGGTAACTCTGTAGTGTTCTGTTAGTAATGAAATTATCCTGACAATTGGCACTTGTCAAGGCCCTTGTACAAAATTTTCTTTTGTATGCACGTAGCATAGTTTGTTTcttggctatattaaaaaaaaaaaaaaaaaaaaaaaaagaaaaaaaggtattGGTAAGCAGTTACACTTCTAAAACCTTTTTGTTTCTAGGTACATGATAATCAGCTGACATCTATACCTTCTGCTATAGGATTTTTGGAAAATCTTCAGAAGCTCAATGTCAGGTAAATATGTTTTACAAATCTGAATACAGTAAATATGCGTCCAGTGGTTAAGAAACTTAAAATCTTCTAAAATTGTCTCCCTGTAATTTAAGAAAAGCTCTCTAAACCAGCACTGTGTTCAGTGTTGTTAAATGTGTTTGTAGCAGTGAAGGGAGAACTTTGTGAGTGTAGTCAGGCTTTCAATTTGATATTTTAGTGTAAAATTCATAAAATGACAAAGTCTCATTTTGGTCCTTGATTGTGCAAAGAGAATCATGCAGATAAACTGCTATGCCTAGGTAGACAAATTGCACAGGCATTGGGGTCTGCCTTGATGGTTCtacttgcaggattgaggccttgaTTTGTCacctttttaaacttttattggTCAATGATTGTGTTCATTGGTTTTTCTATACACAGTTCTTCCAGCTAATTTTCAGAGCTTTTAGCCCAGTGACGTTAATCCTCACTTGTGTAAGTATACATCTCAGACCCAAGACCCTGGATCTCTCAGGTTTCAGTTCTTAGAAGTGTTGTGACTAAGTCATATTTTTATCTGGAATGTGATCCCCACTGCTGACACTTGACGCATGTAAGGATGCTTGGAGAAAACAGTGgtctgagcatgctcacatgagTCATGTAAATTGTCGTGAAAATTTACCAGCTCAGATACAGAATCTACTCATTTGATTGACTGATAATAGAAAAATGTAATGACATTCCTTTTGCCTGTTGAGGTCTGTGGACGGGGTCCTGTCCCAATCCACCCCCCAATATCTTCTGGGACTAGTTAGTGAATAGAATTCTGGCAAGGCAGCCCTAAAAACAAACGGACAGCACTTCTTTCATGAAGAAGGCCaacattatttgtatttaaacacACTCAGTGAAAGGGTGGGAGCCTCAGTCTTGGAGATGTAACTGCTCACAGAAAACATATGTTATctctacatttaaatatttttgatgtcaTAAAACTTCAGTTTGATTTCCTGATAAATGTACACTATATGTTGTTACTCCTCCTATCACATGACAAATAAGGATGTTGAAGATTACGGGCACTAAGGatggaatttttcaaaagtgcaaagGGAGCTACGCGCCCAACTCTCTTAACTCATTAAAAGTCAACGAGAGTTGGGGATTCAATTCCTTCATTACTTCTGGAAGTCTTGGACTAAGTTACTATATATAGCAAGGTGCATTGCTTTCTGGTGATTAGGCGCTTGATCTGAAGCATACTGAAGTGAACTGAagtctgtccattgacttcagtgagctttggctcAGATCCTGGACTTGCAAAGCACCTCCACAAGCCTTTATgttctttttttgtctctgtattGACCAAATTGGTTTTTGTACTTCATGAACATATTTAAAACACTGAAAACCTCAATATTTGGGTTTTGATATGATCAGGGAAGGCCTTTCCTCAGTCTTGTGGTAGTTTTTAGGTTTTCATCTATTAATTCTTCAAAGGAAGATGTGCGCTCAGTCTAACAGCTTCAGTTTAAAGGATAAAAAGTACTCTTCATATGGAATGTGTTTGACAATGAAACTTTAAAAGCTTATTCGTGTTGAAAAGTGGTTCTTACCATATGAACCTTCAGATTTGTGGACTGAAAAATGTAGGTACAATTTTCTTTAAGATGCTGTCTGGTAGAATAGCAACCAGGCAAGATTCAGCTGAAGCGTAACTTCAGATGGTGGTTTAAAGTCGTCTTGAGCAAATAAACATAGGGGAGGACAACCTAGAAAACTAACCATTAAAAATCTGCTTAATATTTATATCCATTTACATTTGTACTACTACCTTAACTATCTTGCACAGTGCTGTGTGAAACACAAATATTTCACAAACAGTTGAATTTAGAACAGGTTCATACTCATGTATCCcttcacatttattattttattactagtCACAACAAGCTGAAAAATATTCCAGAAGAGCTGGCACAGTTGAAACACTTGAAGAGCCTACTTCTCCAACACAATGAGTTGAGTCATTTACCGGATGGGTTTGGACAGCTTATCAGTTTAGAAGAGTTAGTAAGTTGCGTCTTTttctaatggattttttttcttggttaGCTGGTTTATCTGTACTTTGCTATTGGCAGTTCAAAAAGACTGTCTTTGACAGGGCTACCACATACACCCACTtcataagtattttaaaatattctaatgaTTTCTGGGTATTATTGGATGTGACACTATGTCTGATTGAAACCATGTTATTTAGTTTGCCAAATATTAGAGCTTTTTGTAGCATCACACTTAGCTAAAGACAATAGATATAAAGTTTATTATCTTGAAGTTAATATTAAACCCTTTCCAAAGTCTTTCAAATCTGTAGCAAAAAAATCAAAGGGACCTGgggtcctaagtcacttaggcacttgtGAATATCACACCCCTAGTTGTCGTCATGGACAGCTCAATGAAATAATCTATCGATACATAGCAGCGGTTAAAGAAGTCAGCGAAATGTAAGGATGTTTGAAGCATGGGATAGAAAAACTACTGCATTTGACGCTACTCTCACCACTACTGGAGAACCATGTCTTCTGCTCTTGTCCCTAAACGAGGGAAACTCCCAAACATGCTACCCAACTACATTTGATGTTCTCTCTCAGTGATTAACTTTGCACATGGGCTGTTTCTAAACACTCTTCAAAGCCATTTTGTCTACCACgtctcaattattttttttccctgcccAGGATCTTTCCAACAACCAACTTGCAACCATTCCATCCAGTTTTGCTTCCCTAACCAGTTTGGTGCGACTCAATTTGGCCCATAACCAACTGAAGAACCTGCCAGCAGAAATCAGCGCAATGAAAAGTAAACTAGTTTCCCACAGCATTTTAAATGTCTTACAATAAATCTATAGTCTCTTATCTTGAAAGATGTTGCTTGCATTTGTATTGCAGCTGAATAAATAGGTATAATGTGAGGTACTGTAAATGGCTGAAATTAGTCATAGCTCATGGGTTCTCCTGGATATCAAACTTCAGGTTTCCGATAGCTGTCATTTCTTGATAGAATGTGAGGAGTAATCAAAGAAGAGCAAGGATAAACCTTGTTCTGCTTAGAGGCTAGTGTTCTGGTTAAGATTATATAACAGATGAGCCTTTTCCTTATGGCATATGCTGTATGGAAAACCAAGCACataaaggaggtggtggaattagAGCTAGAGAAAGTATAAATGGATTACTTGTAAAAGTTCAAAGTTTAATCTTTGAATCATCTTAAATCATCAGGCTTAATAGCTATTTAAGCTAAATATGGACCGTAATTGGTGTAGCAGATAAAGAGGAACAGATAGTGTACTGATGGTAgactgttaggcctggtctacatgaataatgtagctgaagttgacatacttagatcgacgtACCGTGGCATCTTTGccacagtgagtcgactgctgccgctcccccgtcaactctacctgcgcctctcgctgagctggagtacaggagttgacgtgAGAGGCCTTGGGGCTTGATTTATTGTGtatagactagacgcgataaatcgattcccgctggatcgatcgctgcctgccgatccagccagtagtgaagacataccctaagtttgtGTAGACTAGCTTGTGATCCCTCTATACCACCTCCAATCCCAGCCCCCAAACGAGGCTTACTCTGTGGCCAACTCTCTGCATTGTCATTGAATACTTAATATTTAATGTGGATAGAGTACTCTGAAAATCTTTGAAGTCTGTTTATAATGCAGCGCTAATGTTTATAATTAGACAAACAGAAAGCTTTTGCAAACACTGAAGGTGTAGGTATTTCTGAAATTGACAGCTGCCACACAAAGCCTATTTTAGAAAAGCATATTTTGGGTGCCATCTGTGTCTCTAGTAAGTTTTagaaattttgatatttcagtttTTCACCACTGAAATTATTTCTCTAGGCTTAAAACAACTGGATTGTACTAAAAACCAGTTGGAAACCGTACCTTCTGAATTGGCCAGCATGGCATCTTTAGAACAGCTTTatctaagaaaaaataaattacagtatTTACCAGTATTTCCATCATGCAAGTTACTGAAGGTAAGTTTTGTTACAGCTTTTGTAATCAAAATGGGTTCGGAGTAAACTTTTTTCTTAACCTTACTTTGTTGTTGTGAACATGTAAATTATCACAAATTACTTTAAATGTTATCTTAACAATTCTGTGCCTAGCATTATAGTTTATCAGTGTGCACAGTAATAACAGTTACAAGTAACAGTTAAACTTAAACTGGAAGACAAATCTACAACTATCTTTAAAtttgggaaaataaaaatgaggatTAAGGGGAATGACTGAAAAAACTGAATGTAATAATATGCAGTAGATATGATTTATACTAGTCTCTAGAAATGCTTTGTTGTTCCAAGCATTTTGTGAAATGATGGGCTGTCCGTCTGATCTGTACCTAGCAGGACGATGGACCTGTCTTGAGTAAGAATATTCTGAAAGCTTATATGAGAAGCACATCTCTCCATGTATAGACTGTAAATTCTATTCACATTTGTTTTATGATTTGAGAACTGCATCTTGAGTGCAGAAGGCAAAACCTAAaataaatcccattgacatctgCAAGGTGTGCTTTTGTTGCATTCTGAGAGTCACATAGATATACACAGAGTCCTATAGTGTAAACCTATAGCAAAACCTACGTGGATCAATGTGCTGTGATGTCCAAAGATCCAGATTTACTGGAAAGGAAGTTATTGCTATTCCTAGCTTTTTGTTGCAGGGAAGATGTATAGTCTTTCTATACATACAAACCATATACGCAAATGTTCGTTTGTGACCAAAATTCTTAATACTTGATGATGCAGATTCTTGCATATTAGCTGAGTGACAGATTATAGAATGCCTATTGTGTTGTGGCTTATAAGTCTCTACTGAAGTTTCTTAAATGTTTTGATGAGGAAAGATTTGTCTTCTGTATGTAAGTGGGGATTTTACAAGGGAACCTACCCCCTTTCTTTTCTACATacttcttctcttcctcccatgCTTTGAGACATGTATGCTTTGAGAGCATATCTGCTTTATTTACAGTTAGCCCCATAACTTTTTAATACTTATACTAACTGATGATTAATATCTTTGGTAGGGGACAGTAGTTTTTTATAACATGAGAAAAATATACGAAAGGGCTatgaaggaaatgaaaaaaattctccTCTTTAGTAATTAGGCCACGTTCTATATTGTACATGAATTATCTGTGATATCTGTAACAATGATAGTGTTGTTACTTTTCAATAACAAACCCTTCAGAAATGGGATAAGCAACAGAGCTTTAAGGACAAAAAAGATTTAAGGCTAACTTTTTCAAATGTGGATTCCTGCAGTTAGGTTTTTAagatcaagattttcagaagtgacttgtaATTATGAACATTACCCCCTTCACTTTGTCAAGTTGGACACCCTAAAATGGAGGTGCAGTGTCAGAATTGAGATGAGTAAATTACATTTTGCCACAGAAATATAATTTTGATGCTCTCTGCTTCAATAGGAGTTACATGTTGGTGAAAATCAGATTGAAGTGTTAAGTGCAGAGCATCTTAAGCATCTGAATTCTCTCTGCGTGTTAGAGCTTAGAGATAACAAGCTAAAATCACTGCCTGATGAAATTACTCTGCTTCAGGGGTTGGAGCGACTTGACTTAACCAACAATGATATCAGTAGGTAAGATTAAAAACCACATGAATCTGTGGTGAGGCATAACTAATGAAATCAGTCTTCATTGTTTGAAGCAGTGAATTATTATTCTAATAATTCTGTAGTTATAAACTTACATTGTGCTTCAGTATTTTTGTAAAACAACCAAATCAtttagttataaaataaaattgaacccTGAGGTGGTTCTTCTGATTCACTTTGCCTTTTGTGGTCTTGATTCCACTACATCTTCTTTCTTACATGTGATATCCTTGTGTATCTAAGATTCAGAATAGTAAGTGATCTGACTGACTGGTGCTAATCATATTCTACTTTTGTTGAAGTCACTCTCTGAAATGAGCTACTTTTATTTGCAGCTTGCCTTGTGCTCTGGGGAATCTTCCTCAGTTGAAACTCCTGGCATTAGAGGGAAATCCTTTGAGAACTATTCGAAGAGACATGTTACAGGTAAGTACACTTGGGAATCAAATACAGCTTGATATATCAAACTATGTTAAAGGACTTTATTAAAATTACAAAGGcaagctctcaaaagttagggaatgccagaattaaggttgattGTGTAACCTTAATTATGTTGTCTCCTGCCATATGTATGCGTTATGATAGTCTTTAGTTACATTATTATATCCTGTCTTTTTCCACAGAACCCTtaccttattcagtgcacaggatagatgATGATAAATTAATGAGTAGCTATTCAATAGTGTTTTCTCCTCATTCTTCAGTGTGTGACCTGCATactgttcaaaccctgctctgaatacagaattattaatttccttgtggGCTTTTCTGTGGCACTGTGAAGGAATTGACTCCTTGTGGCCGGGTGCAGGTGTAGTAGATTCTCCTCTTTCTGGGTATGCCCTGCAGATAACTGCTCCAGCCCTGTAATGGTCTGCCCCCTCTTGTGACTCAGCCTTCCGTCCAGGTCCCATATTGATGTCTGCCCTTTTTGGGATATATAAAGAGTCCAGCAATAGACAGACCTATGGTCAGGCGAAGGGCTCCAGAACTCACCTGGTCAGGGTCTCAGGCTCTTGACTCTTCTTTGACTTGAAGGTCTTCTCTTGTCCAAATTCCCCCATATGAAGAACAGGCACCTGCCCTCTCCTAAGGTTCCAATTCCAGGTGCAATAGTAGGCAGCTAAATTATGCACCCAAAATACTATACTGTTGcttccctggatcacttcctactaGTCCCACTTCCT
This DNA window, taken from Trachemys scripta elegans isolate TJP31775 chromosome 8, CAS_Tse_1.0, whole genome shotgun sequence, encodes the following:
- the LRRC40 gene encoding leucine-rich repeat-containing protein 40; translation: MAAARRGKAGDPRAGFRRDAGEPGPAVPQGLLRAARKNGQLNLAGRDLSEVPANVWRINLDVPEEAHQNLSFGAADRWWEQTDLTKLILASNKLQCLSEDVRLLPALTVLDVHDNQLTSIPSAIGFLENLQKLNVSHNKLKNIPEELAQLKHLKSLLLQHNELSHLPDGFGQLISLEELDLSNNQLATIPSSFASLTSLVRLNLAHNQLKNLPAEISAMKSLKQLDCTKNQLETVPSELASMASLEQLYLRKNKLQYLPVFPSCKLLKELHVGENQIEVLSAEHLKHLNSLCVLELRDNKLKSLPDEITLLQGLERLDLTNNDISSLPCALGNLPQLKLLALEGNPLRTIRRDMLQKGTQELLKYLRSKIQDDITSPSEGSPVTAMTLPSESRINIHAITALKVLEYSEKRAAVIPDEIFNAVGSNSVTTVNFSKNQLNEIPKRIVELKESVCDVNLGFNKLCSISLELCVLHKLTHLDIRNNFLTSLPEEMEALIRLQIINLCFNRFKIFPNVLYRIPTLETILLSNNQVGSIDPLQIRKIDKLGTLDLQNNDLLQVPPELGNCVNLRTLLLEGNPFRTPRAAILAKGTAAVLEYLRSRIPT